The genomic interval TATTGCAGTCCCACCAATCATCTTCCCAACAATTGATTCGGTGTAATCCATGAAAATTGAACATGTTACATTAATAATGATATCATTGTAAGATCGAACACTTGtcattttatcaaaaattatagTTCGTGGTAACAATATAACtcgaatattttaaattatacaaTTCTCTTATAATAACtgttaagattgaaacttgaatctaactcaacaccaaaagctagctcaaggggggaggattttccaagccaatatatgcaaCTTACAGGTTATTTattcaaccgatgtgggacaattaacacacctcTCTCACATCCgagaatgaacatctggagtggagtttacaaatgactcaattatgggcagaacgggtagcctaattataggcagtccaacaatACATAACGGTGAAACCTGGGCTCTGATACTAtattaagattgaaatttggacctaactcaatccCAAAAGCTAACTCAGAGtgagaggattgtccaagccaatatatgcaaCTTAATTATTGCACTCCAACAAAATTATAAGTAAGAGTTAAATTTGAAGTAGGGTTGAAGAATAGATATCATGTGTGTTGCGTGAATAACTATATTAgatttttcttgaaataaaGTTTTGGATTGACGATATTTTACACGTATCTCATCAAGTTGATGGAGACATTAATTTCCCAAAATTACGTAGATTTAACTCAAAGTAGTGGAAAAGTCGTTCTTTTATGAGGTTAATTTTTCACTGACTGGTAGTTTACGAATAACTTATTTTAGAAAATgggtttttttaaataaaataaaaaagaatgaACATTAGTCGAATGCATTtgtatataaattatattagcCGCCAATGTACCCCTTTGCGTAGACATAATACATATTAGCTATTTTGCGTGTGAATAGTTTTTTTCATAATTATCGAGTGGTTAAAGcgaatgtgtgtgtatatatataataaaaaatatttattatagatttttaaacaaatataactaatttaatttaaatgaaaaaacaacatagatttaaaaatatgtgtaaaatattaaatattttgtattatttcAAAAgtcaaagaaaaaaataatgtaAAGGGAAAATTAAAGATATTGAAAAGTGGAAAAAATTAAAGATGTATTTGAAACAAAATTCGCTAATATAATTCAACTTTAATAAGAgtaacacatacatatatacgatgaatttattaaaaaaattacattatattttataatggCTAACACTCAATGATACATACATTTCGCCGACAGAATCGATTGCAGTCTGTGTCAATGATCTCTTCTCTCATATTTGCTTCaactaaaatttttataaacgaATAAAAATATAAGATCACACGTATGTTGTTTGATCAAAAATTATAGTTTATGGtaacatttaatttaaatattttaaactgtATAGCTATCTGCTCAagatggttcgatcgctctttCAACATAAACAATCTCAATAATGACACtaattgcaatcaatgagaatggATCATGTGACCTTAATTCTGATATCGATTTTAGTATTGAGcgtttgccgctttaccaaaagataTAACTGATAATAACAatataactcaaatcttttaaactgtaTAATAGCTCAAACATCATCGTTTTTCCAACGAAAACAATTATTACATTAGGCTAATTACGTAAGTGAAGTGACAAAAGATCACACCCTTTTGGCTACCGTGACTagctaaataattattattttttgattgTATAAGGATCTGGCTCCACACATTCCATCTCTTTTAATCACACATGTTCTAATGTGTTACAAATTTTGACATAACGTtgttatttgaaattcatttttaggtaatttttttaaatcaaaatactTCTATCAAGACGCGATCATAATGTGCGATTTATTGTTGACAGCTAACCACTACCCTACCTAAAATATTATCTTGATTTTgacaaataataattttgatggATACCAACACCAGTGGAATTGTGAGAGAGACTCGTTAATCAGAAGGTTAATATAGTGCAATTTTTGATGGATACCAACACTACCTAATTTTGATGGATACCAACATGACTAGTGCCATTTTGATGGATACCAACACTACCTAAAATATTATCTTAATTATTATAACGGAAAATTGGTCTTCAGTTCTCAGCTgtcgatttttttttgtgttcagtctttgagtacttttttagtaccacatttccacatgaagtgtaccacatttccacatgaagtgtaccgcattttgtatgacatagtaccacaattttgtgggtagaaAATGAACCcaaagaaatattttgattggggatttttcaccaacttctcCTTAAAGCTTCCAATAAAGATATACATGATataattgtaattttaaataaaagctcACCAAGATAATCAGAAGGTTAATATAGAGACTTCAAGTTTAATTAAATAGCAAGGTGGTAAGATATATGTGTGTGATCGCGCGCGTGGGGTAGTTGTCTATAAGATCAAACATTTATGTCCACTTATTAGATGTGATGAAATTATACATCCAATACGTTGCTCATGATAaaatcaattatatatatactattaATTGAAGTTAAAATTCTTAGACTGATCAATTTTTGATACTCGGTGAAGCTTTTTCATGAATATGAAAATGTACTTTAATAACTCAATTTCATATTTTACAAATCATTTCATATCATATcgtttatattaaaattttgataacttcaatttaaaattttagtaaAAATTTCCTTTTATTTTTTACGAATCACAGGCACCTCATGTTCCATGACATGCTAATTTATATAGAGCTATGATATTCTGTCACATATTTTTGAACACCTCATGGGCATCACAAGATGTTCACATGAACATGATGTGAGATGTTATATCAACCATCATTTCACGTTTTTCGAGAGCCGTcatttcatatttttcaaaTCTCGAAAAACGTTTTGTATTAAATGTCTGGACGATGTTCACATAAACTACTTACTTATTGATGTAGCTATGAAATGTCTAAGAGACATCACTGAGAAGGATGGGGTGGGAGCTTACTACTAATCTCACGAGTGGCTACCAAAATGAATGTACAGTTAGGCGTTTGGTAGACCATCTGAATTATTGCGATGCATTCTTATccaaattttatcaaattttgttTGCTCGCGAGACACTGAACTTTGCCATAAATAATTGAGAGGTGTGGAcaagtttaattaattttttttgttccaGTTGTGTCAAAATGGAaatgtattatatataatataaaataatgggGATATACATGTGATCATTATCATTATCatcataatttttattttcatttttactATTATTGTTACAAATAATCCCAGCCCAAAAACTATATATAATAAAGTGCAACTTTTTTCTTATACTCGTAACAACACATAGTTCATCTATACGAGTGTTAATGAATAAATTAGGCTTAAAAATCCAAGAAGGTGTGTATGCATTTGTTGATGATATCTCATATCTTTTAAATATCAGTCTTAACTTTTCCATATCGTATGCTATGTGCTAAGCAAAGACAATATTACTCATTAAAACATGACGCCACTTTTTTACGACCCACATAGCTTTTTATGACTCATCTAGTGAACCAGATCAAGCGACACAACGTTATCAACTTGACGCACGATAATTTTTCAGAAGGTTACTCATTCTTGTATTACTCTTACCCATTCACGTTTGACCTATCATTTCCTAAAGAGTATAGAAATATGCTTATCGTGATACTTGAACACATCTTCTCTCTCTGATAATAATTGTAATGATCAAGCGTTTAACGCTAGGCTAAAAGCTATAGTTGTTAGCCAAAATGtacttttattttcttataccCGTGACAGCGTTATAGTGCACCCACTTGGGTGCTATTGAGTTGCGTCGTTAGGCCTATGACTCCGTGAATGTACATGTCTATCTGCTGGATTGTTCTCATATTCTTAAGAGATCAGTCTTATCATTTTATTACCATTTATTATGTCCTCGGTAGAGACAATATTACTCGTTAAGATCCGACATCATTCTTTTACGACCCACCTATCCAACAAGATCAAGTGACGCAATGTCAGTAGTTTGACGCACAAAAACTTCTTAGAAAGTAACTGAATACTACTTACACTCATATCCACTTAACTCAATAATTACTgctataatatcaatattactACAACTTTTATTATTTCAATATTATCATTCATAACTGAAAacattttttcttgaatttttcattattattttatactCTTTTCAACCTATATATTTAGGATgcatttatttttcattcatcCTAATTATGTAGTCTAATTTTCATATTTGAAATTGTTTTTCCTACCCTTTTATCCATATATCCTTATTTATTTTGCTTTCAAACAAATTTTTTATCCAATTAAAATATTCATTAAATAAGagtgaaatataaattttttaataaaatttaccaatcaaataaatttttaaatttgtgTGAAAACATATACACAAACACGAATAAATGAGATGGATGGAATATATTAATTGTTATTAGGGATAAGGCCCTGGGAATTTGAATAACCAGGAGGCAATTTATTGTATTAAGACGTTTCACCACCTACATTGATTTTGATTTCGAGCCCAACGCTTCAGCCACCTGTCTAGTCCAGTTGTCACCTGTCTAGTCCAGCTGTCTAGTCCAGTTGTCACATGTCTAGTCCAGTTGTCACCTGTCGAGAGAGACTTCATTCGTCCAAATGGAAATGATGAATGAACTAGTATTTGTTACGataacatgtaaataattgtAGATAAAAGACAATTACATATCACATAATCAAACTTAAAAAATACATGGCTTGTGTTTCACCCCTAGGGATGGCAATAGGGGCGGGGTTGGTTTATCATCCCTACCTCTGCCCCCGAATTCAATCCTCACCTGATACTTGTCCTGATCCCCACTTTTTCGGGTTCGGTGATCAACTTTCCATCAGTGTCCCCATCaccatttcaaaaatattaatatgacaaGACGATGACGGATTCGaaaattttctcaaaccaaaacttattattagtcataataataatattaataataatattattattattatattattaatactaataatactattattttattattgatattatttttggggcGGTTTCGGGGATGAGGAGAGTAATCTCATACCCGTCCCGAACTACATCGgaaatccccgaacccgaacccgaacctGAAAAAATCGGAGATCCCCATCACCGTTCCGGATTTTCTCTGTAGGATCATAAACCAGTGGGGAAAGTTGTCATCCCTATTCACCCCTTGTAGCGGAGACTTGATACACGGCCCCCTAATTAAATGTATGTATGATAGTAGTGGAAATGTCTAATGTTTgtgctatttttttttttatgaatgagaATATATAACTGCTATTTTTCGGTGTTCACCAAGTAAAAGTAAAAGGAGAACAAAATGTGTTGGTTAGTGAGAGTTAGTGAGGATGGAGGTAAAAATGAGAAAATTgagaaaaaaacaaaagaaaataatagGGGGAAaaagtagaaaaaaaaaaagaattaaaagaattgaaaaaaataGATACAGCATCACCTACAGTGGCACCACCACTGTAGGTGATCCGGGTCCGAATTTGATGGGTAATGAGTTGCCTCTTCTTCTTGCAAAAGAAAGAAACCAATCACAACGTTTGACGCATTATGTCCAATTCTTCCGCCAGTTAATTTTAAAACAGAAACGTATTAAAACTCACATTTTTTATGGATCTGAAACACAAACAAAAAGTTCAACACGTGATTTGCATGCGGTTGCTGCAAATTTTAAAAGGTTTGGATGACACTAATTAAGTAATGGTTTTTGCACTGGTCGATTACAACACCACACGAGACCTTATTGATGTTACTATACACAAGACATAGGATCTTAAATACATGGCACAACACAGAAAGGCAAACTTATGCCTATACCATAGAATCATCAGATGGAACCCAAACAAAATTATCTGCCGGGAAGAAATGGCACACGGGAGACGACCCCGGCTTAATACCGAGAACTTTGAAAGACACGTGATTTTTGCTCCATTGAGTGGTATCCAAGTGACAAACAGCAAGAGCTTCAACCTTGTCACCGTTTTCACCGGTTAGCGAAACAACGAAAACCCTACTCTTGCTGGTTTGGTGATGGCAATAGAAGACAGCATAAGGGTACACAATTGTGTGACATGCTACAAACTTGGGGGCTGAAACTTCACGAATACCCTTTACCGTATACTTCTGTTGAATGGGGGTTTTAGTCTCTGTATAATGAGTCGTGGATATAACTTTGAGTTTTGTTTCCAAACCAAAGATAGTTTGTACGAAATCTAGCATGGATTCTAAGGACGTCGCGCAGATTTTGGTCTCGCCCTTTATGGGATGTGCCTCACATGCTCTAAGTGTATTCTGCATAGCAGTGGCTTGTGAAGAATCTTGAGGAAACGAGAAGAACTGGAGGAGGTTAGGGAGTTCTTGGGAGCCGAAAGGGATCGAATCGGCTTCTTCTTTTGGTAGTAAATTAGGAGAGGAACTTGGTTCTTTTCTCGGAAAGTAGACTGGGATTGTGTTCCCTAATTTTAGATCTTCGACAAAGAAGAACACAATAAGTGAAGGATGCATGTTATGATGCATATGCGATGGCGATTCATCATCATGAGAATCGTGAACCAGCTCGATTCGCATGTCGGCATGAAAATGATCGTTCCCATGATTTCCTAGAATCTGTCCATTCACATATGATCCCTGCAAATGGATCATAACAAGATAAAGAGAGGACTTAGAGCAAAGGATCGTGTAATTGGTGGGTAAGGATTCAGAAATTAACGTACCAGAAGAATGAGAAGATGAAGCAAGAGACCGGTGTGTGTGAGAAGCTTGACGTCCATGGAGCTGCGCGCAAAAGAACAAAAGGTGACTTTGGTTTAGAAATCTATACAGATTTTATGTGCAACATTGAACATTTTTTttactaaaataaaatatggTAATTCAGTTTCTTAGTTTTCAACTATTTCACGTTTCGCACGTCGGGGACTCAACTATCCAGTGGGCACATTGGGATGCTGTGGTCATTCAGAAAATTGAGAGAGAAGGCCCATGCACTGTCGTTTAATGAAATCGAGAcatttaaaatctgaaaaattataataataaaatcataatttcatTTTCATGGGAGGAGGAAGACTCTTCGTAAATAGAAatgccattttctttttctttttccaaTTGCTCCATATGAAATCAAAGTAGTGCAAAGGAAAATTGTATTATATGTATCCCTTTGTGATCATTGTCATTACGaaatttcaatattaatataatacctttgtttttttttttaaaaaaatagtttttttccCAACGTGATTTTGATGTGTCACTTACGTGTGTAGTGCCATATCGATacttccaaaaaaaaaagactaaaaAATTATAGGACtaaatcaaaatttgataacATAGTAGACAAAAAACATAGTAAATAAAACCAAAATTGCAACTTTATCTTATGTATGTAAATGACATATGCATTTATGATAAATGTCTTACTCGTcctttatataaataaattgagaAAAATATACAACTCGTAACAAAAGATTTAGAGTCTTACAACGAACTCCCCAAACattgaaaattaattttataggtaaattaatatatacataGCATGAGGTTAGAGTAGGCTTACTTTAGTACCCAAGCTAccttattaaaattataatgaacTTAATTCTATAGTGATATGTGCTAACCTTTTTTTATAAAGTGAACACAGATATATATGATCGAATTTGCTTGTTGCCTGTCGTAAACAATCATGCTCTGATGGGTATAGAGGCTGAGCCGGGATTCAAAAATACAAGGGGTTGGCTCTGTCCCGAATTAAACATTAATAGGTTGAGTACCCGGTTAAAAATTGAACCAAGTTTTTTTTCGAGAAATTGAACTGAATGAACTTTACAATGAAactgaacaaaaaaaaaaaattgaaaaatcaattatttcgATCAATAACCGAATTAAAggaagttttattttttttagaaaaaaaaagttttaaGTAGAAAATGtaatatcaaaattaaattaaaaaaatttatatttatttattaaaaatatatatctttAAGTTTAGTTGTACTGTCCAATAAAGTTTTATtagaaatttattatatttatgtaacgccccagattcgatgactgtcctcactgtaccaagacgagtctttccagcgtgcctCACTCATACgtaccctaggaaa from Primulina eburnea isolate SZY01 chromosome 17, ASM2296580v1, whole genome shotgun sequence carries:
- the LOC140818635 gene encoding BURP domain-containing protein BNM2A-like isoform X3, with product MDVKLLTHTGLLLHLLILLGSYVNGQILGNHGNDHFHADMRIELVHDSHDDESPSHMHHNMHPSLIVFFFVEDLKLGNTIPVYFPRKEPSSSPNLLPKEEADSIPFGSQELPNLLQFFSFPQDSSQATAMQNTLRACEAHPIKGETKICATSLESMLDFVQTIFGLETKLKVISTTHYTETKTPIQQKYTVKGIREVSAPKFVACHTIVYPYAVFYCHHQTSKSRVFVVSLTGENGDKVEALAVCHLDTTQWSKNHVSFKVLGIKPGSSPVCHFFPADNFVWVPSDDSMV
- the LOC140818635 gene encoding BURP domain-containing protein BNM2A-like isoform X2 is translated as MTTASQCAHWIVESPTSMDVKLLTHTGLLLHLLILLGSYVNGQILGNHGNDHFHADMRIELVHDSHDDESPSHMHHNMHPSLIVFFFVEDLKLGNTIPVYFPRKEPSSSPNLLPKEEADSIPFGSQELPNLLQFFSFPQDSSQATAMQNTLRACEAHPIKGETKICATSLESMLDFVQTIFGLETKLKVISTTHYTETKTPIQQKYTVKGIREVSAPKFVACHTIVYPYAVFYCHHQTSKSRVFVVSLTGENGDKVEALAVCHLDTTQWSKNHVSFKVLGIKPGSSPVCHFFPADNFVWVPSDDSMV
- the LOC140818635 gene encoding BURP domain-containing protein BNM2A-like isoform X1, whose translation is MTTASQCAHWIVESPTCETSMDVKLLTHTGLLLHLLILLGSYVNGQILGNHGNDHFHADMRIELVHDSHDDESPSHMHHNMHPSLIVFFFVEDLKLGNTIPVYFPRKEPSSSPNLLPKEEADSIPFGSQELPNLLQFFSFPQDSSQATAMQNTLRACEAHPIKGETKICATSLESMLDFVQTIFGLETKLKVISTTHYTETKTPIQQKYTVKGIREVSAPKFVACHTIVYPYAVFYCHHQTSKSRVFVVSLTGENGDKVEALAVCHLDTTQWSKNHVSFKVLGIKPGSSPVCHFFPADNFVWVPSDDSMV